From Acinetobacter lwoffii, a single genomic window includes:
- a CDS encoding YbeD family protein yields the protein MLDRTPSRELQEHLWVFPMDYPIKLIGLAGDELRHAVIDIFLKHFPDFEGDSVSITPSRTGKYHSITAQLRFLELEQVHAVYADLAACPLIKTAL from the coding sequence ATGTTAGACCGTACACCATCTCGTGAACTTCAAGAACATCTTTGGGTTTTCCCTATGGATTATCCGATTAAACTGATTGGCCTTGCGGGCGATGAATTGCGTCATGCTGTCATCGACATTTTTCTGAAACATTTTCCAGATTTTGAAGGTGATAGCGTCAGTATTACGCCATCACGTACTGGAAAATACCATTCCATTACCGCACAACTGCGCTTTTTGGAACTGGAACAGGTTCATGCAGTATATGCAGATTTGGCCGCTTGCCCGCTAATTAAAACAGCACTCTAA
- the lipB gene encoding lipoyl(octanoyl) transferase LipB, whose translation MTDVLQKPELIIRQYHDLTPYEDRFLEMKTFTETRDEHSPDQLWILQHQDVLTQGQAGKPEHILIPSNIPVIQTDRGGQVTWHGPGQLVAYFMFDLNRLGWNVRTLVSYAENLMIDLLKKYGIDAYAKPDAPGVYVSERKIGSLGFKIRKGRSYHGLSLNLDCDLSGFNTINPCGYAGLEMVRMSDLLEQPPQFSQLCTEIIETLRHSGYFKQITVEQR comes from the coding sequence GTGACTGATGTGCTGCAAAAGCCCGAGCTGATCATTCGTCAATATCACGACCTCACACCTTATGAAGATCGTTTTCTGGAAATGAAAACATTTACGGAAACCCGTGATGAACATAGCCCGGATCAATTGTGGATTTTGCAACATCAGGATGTACTCACTCAAGGTCAGGCAGGAAAACCGGAACATATTCTAATACCGAGCAATATCCCGGTGATTCAGACCGATCGTGGTGGTCAGGTGACCTGGCATGGTCCCGGTCAATTGGTGGCTTACTTCATGTTTGACCTGAATCGTCTGGGCTGGAATGTGCGCACGCTGGTGTCTTATGCTGAAAACCTGATGATTGACTTGCTGAAAAAATATGGCATTGATGCCTATGCCAAACCGGATGCACCCGGGGTATATGTGTCTGAGCGAAAAATTGGCTCACTCGGTTTTAAAATTCGTAAAGGCCGTAGCTACCATGGTCTGTCCTTAAACCTGGATTGTGACCTGAGCGGATTCAACACCATCAATCCTTGTGGCTATGCAGGACTGGAAATGGTACGCATGAGTGACCTGCTCGAACAACCACCCCAGTTTAGCCAGTTGTGCACTGAAATTATTGAAACTTTGCGCCACAGCGGGTACTTTAAGCAAATAACTGTCGAGCAAAGATAA
- a CDS encoding iron-containing alcohol dehydrogenase, giving the protein MAKPYYEFFCPVKVIAGHAALEHIPFELATLGAKRPLIITDKGVRANNLLAPIEAAFEMADAAIVAIFDDVPPDSSLGTVRSAAKLYRENHCDAIIAVGGGSVIDTSKATNILVSEGGDDLLKYSGAHNLPKPLKPFFVIPTTSGTGSEVTMVAVVSDTEKNVKMPFASYYLMPHAAILDPRMTQTLPPHLTAMTAMDAMTHAVEAYTCMAANPISDAYATAAVKKISTHLFNVLDNPSDAQGRLELAQASTMAGIAFSNSMVGIVHSLGHSLGAVVHLPHGLCMNLFLPYVLEYNKEVNGDKIADLLLPLAGADIYAQTPAHLRADKTIATILTMRDRIYSLTKLPRTLRETGKISEAQLDEVAEKALNDGSIIYNPKEATLEDLKSILKKAW; this is encoded by the coding sequence ATGGCTAAACCTTATTATGAATTTTTCTGTCCGGTCAAAGTGATTGCCGGTCATGCCGCGTTAGAACATATTCCGTTTGAACTTGCGACTTTAGGGGCCAAACGTCCGCTGATCATTACCGACAAAGGCGTCCGTGCCAACAATTTGTTGGCACCAATTGAAGCTGCATTTGAAATGGCAGATGCTGCAATTGTAGCGATTTTTGATGATGTACCACCCGACTCTAGCTTGGGTACAGTGCGCAGTGCGGCAAAGCTGTATCGCGAAAATCATTGCGACGCGATCATTGCTGTGGGCGGAGGTTCAGTCATTGATACCTCTAAGGCAACCAATATTCTGGTATCGGAAGGCGGTGATGACCTGCTGAAATATTCGGGTGCACATAACTTGCCTAAACCGCTGAAACCGTTCTTTGTGATTCCAACCACATCTGGTACAGGTTCAGAAGTGACCATGGTCGCTGTCGTGTCGGACACTGAAAAGAACGTCAAAATGCCGTTCGCCTCTTATTATCTGATGCCGCATGCTGCGATTCTGGATCCCCGCATGACCCAGACCTTGCCGCCACATTTAACCGCCATGACCGCAATGGATGCTATGACCCATGCGGTCGAAGCTTATACCTGCATGGCAGCCAATCCGATTTCGGATGCTTATGCCACCGCCGCAGTCAAAAAGATCAGTACCCACCTATTTAATGTGCTGGATAACCCTTCCGATGCACAAGGCCGTCTGGAGCTGGCACAGGCATCGACCATGGCGGGAATTGCATTTTCCAACTCGATGGTTGGCATTGTGCATTCACTGGGGCACTCATTGGGTGCAGTGGTACACCTGCCGCATGGTTTATGCATGAACTTATTCCTGCCTTATGTGCTGGAATACAACAAAGAGGTCAATGGCGATAAAATCGCAGATCTGCTCCTGCCTTTGGCGGGTGCCGATATTTATGCACAAACGCCGGCGCATCTACGTGCTGACAAAACTATTGCAACGATTCTAACCATGCGTGACCGGATTTACAGTCTCACCAAATTACCGCGCACATTACGTGAAACCGGTAAGATTTCTGAAGCCCAGCTCGATGAAGTGGCAGAGAAAGCCCTGAATGATGGTTCCATCATTTATAACCCGAAAGAAGCTACCCTGGAAGATTTAAAATCTATCTTAAAAAAGGCTTGGTAA